A part of Candidatus Diapherotrites archaeon genomic DNA contains:
- a CDS encoding YbjQ family protein, which produces MVELILMTTMLPQEYKIVKNFGIVTGVTCRTRGMGGKFIAGFESMIGGEVTAFTSEMEKARFQAIDRMKEKALALGANAVVGVDVETSEVYQGIVLISATGTALQIAERTK; this is translated from the coding sequence ATGGTTGAACTTATTTTGATGACAACAATGTTGCCGCAGGAATACAAAATTGTTAAAAATTTTGGTATTGTTACTGGGGTTACCTGCAGGACAAGAGGCATGGGCGGAAAATTTATTGCTGGCTTTGAATCCATGATTGGAGGGGAGGTAACTGCTTTTACTTCTGAAATGGAGAAGGCAAGGTTTCAGGCAATTGACAGGATGAAGGAAAAGGCTTTGGCTCTCGGGGCAAATGCTGTTGTAGGCGTTGACGTTGAAACAAGCGAGGTCTACCAGGGGATAGTCCTTATCTCTGCGACAGGGACAGCACTGCAAATAGCAGAGAGAACCAAATAA
- a CDS encoding TIGR00296 family protein, with protein MPQKYSLKQGEQLVKLARKSIAYYLHTGSALKDQAPEEFREKRGLFTTIHSFPSMELRGCIGFPFPVMPLWNAVIESAVSAAFSDPRFHPLEAKELNSIIVELSILTQPEEIKEEKGKIAGSLRKGTDGLIVRKGNNSGLLLPQVWPELDCRAEEFLAHTCMKAWLPENSWKDKDCKVLKFQCQIFKEKKPEGKVNEEK; from the coding sequence ATGCCGCAGAAATACTCTTTGAAGCAAGGGGAACAATTGGTGAAGTTAGCCAGAAAGTCCATTGCGTACTATTTGCATACAGGAAGCGCGCTGAAAGACCAGGCGCCAGAAGAATTCAGGGAAAAAAGAGGCCTTTTCACCACAATTCACTCTTTTCCTTCAATGGAGCTGAGGGGCTGCATTGGATTCCCTTTCCCTGTAATGCCTTTATGGAATGCAGTAATTGAAAGCGCTGTAAGTGCTGCCTTTTCCGACCCCAGGTTTCATCCATTAGAAGCAAAAGAATTAAACTCAATTATTGTCGAACTATCAATTCTGACTCAGCCGGAAGAAATAAAAGAAGAGAAAGGGAAAATTGCAGGAAGTTTAAGGAAAGGGACTGACGGCCTAATAGTAAGAAAAGGAAATAATTCAGGCCTTCTTTTGCCCCAAGTGTGGCCTGAACTGGACTGCAGGGCAGAAGAATTTTTGGCCCACACCTGCATGAAGGCTTGGCTTCCAGAAAACTCATGGAAAGACAAAGACTGTAAGGTCCTAAAATTCCAGTGCCAAATCTTCAAAGAAAAAAAACCCGAAGGAAAAGTAAATGAAGAAAAATAA
- a CDS encoding PRC-barrel domain-containing protein, which yields MYKYTVARQLATKRVITNRGDEVGKLTDLLVNEVTGEIEHLLVEVDRDSKAVRRIGAKERILNIPYTAVTAVSDVFIVDERELAGMSGE from the coding sequence ATGTACAAATACACTGTTGCAAGGCAATTGGCTACAAAAAGGGTTATTACCAATAGAGGCGACGAAGTAGGAAAGCTCACAGACCTTCTAGTGAACGAGGTAACAGGAGAAATTGAACATCTTCTGGTTGAAGTTGACAGAGACAGCAAGGCAGTGAGAAGAATTGGGGCAAAAGAAAGAATTCTAAATATTCCTTACACGGCAGTAACAGCAGTAAGCGATGTATTCATTGTAGACGAAAGAGAACTAGCAGGAATGTCAGGGGAATAA
- a CDS encoding NFACT family protein — protein sequence MQLINLSLAFLVEELRPFLEGSFVNKVQELDKDKFKFKLHSRQGAKNLIVTPEIFFLSEFKLDAKKLTSGFGAFLRKRLEGKKIISVKQKEFDRVAELEFDSFYLVIELFAKGNIILTDKNYLIDGALKKEEWKDRKIEKGLQYKFPQSSKLNPQSVSFKEFMGEAAKYEKTLVYFLMERFKIAPIVAEEIIFQCSQDKKMAPSKLSEKESKKVFEAMHSIHSIELKKLKPVKAVKEKEEFLLPFPFRSIAGQIELSQGLNGFLDEYFAPKILGTEEKNELKESAEESHKIKALEYSLNNQLSALKGLESEAEQNKLKAELIYLNESILKNLLSIIAAATTTSPIALADSENQKQLMYKLNLFLQSNAPELKVVELTKNKLVLEKKD from the coding sequence ATGCAGTTGATTAATCTTTCCCTGGCTTTTCTTGTAGAAGAATTAAGGCCTTTCCTAGAAGGCTCTTTCGTGAACAAAGTGCAGGAACTGGATAAAGACAAGTTCAAGTTCAAGCTGCATTCAAGGCAGGGAGCAAAAAACTTGATTGTGACGCCAGAAATCTTCTTTCTTTCTGAATTTAAGTTAGATGCAAAAAAGCTTACTTCAGGCTTTGGCGCTTTCTTGAGGAAAAGGCTTGAGGGAAAAAAGATTATTTCAGTTAAGCAGAAAGAGTTTGACAGGGTGGCGGAATTAGAGTTTGATTCCTTTTATCTTGTAATTGAATTGTTTGCTAAAGGGAACATTATTCTTACAGACAAGAATTATTTGATTGACGGCGCACTAAAAAAAGAGGAGTGGAAGGACAGGAAAATAGAGAAGGGCCTTCAGTACAAATTCCCCCAGAGCTCCAAATTGAATCCCCAAAGTGTTTCCTTCAAGGAATTCATGGGTGAAGCAGCAAAATACGAGAAAACCTTAGTGTATTTCCTGATGGAGAGATTCAAGATTGCCCCAATTGTTGCAGAGGAGATAATATTTCAGTGCTCTCAGGACAAAAAAATGGCGCCTTCAAAGCTCTCAGAAAAAGAATCAAAGAAGGTTTTTGAGGCAATGCATTCAATCCATTCAATTGAATTAAAGAAATTAAAGCCTGTCAAGGCAGTGAAAGAGAAAGAGGAATTTCTTCTTCCCTTCCCTTTCAGGAGCATTGCAGGCCAGATTGAATTAAGCCAGGGCCTGAACGGGTTTTTGGACGAATATTTTGCCCCCAAAATCTTGGGGACAGAAGAAAAAAATGAATTAAAGGAAAGCGCTGAAGAAAGCCATAAAATCAAGGCATTAGAGTATTCCTTAAACAATCAATTGAGCGCATTAAAAGGCCTTGAAAGTGAAGCAGAGCAGAATAAACTGAAGGCAGAACTCATTTATTTGAATGAAAGCATCTTGAAGAATCTTCTTTCAATAATTGCTGCTGCTACTACTACTTCTCCTATTGCTCTAGCTGATTCCGAAAACCAAAAGCAACTTATGTATAAGCTTAATCTTTTCCTTCAGTCTAATGCGCCTGAATTGAAAGTCGTAGAATTAACCAAAAACAAGCTGGTGTTAGAGAAAAAAGATTAA
- a CDS encoding NAD(P)/FAD-dependent oxidoreductase gives MRGVKNSYDVIVVGGGPGGLATAAKCAELGLSTILFEKDQEIGEPVRCGEGLGAGWFQRLDLQPDPCWAVQPITGAALYSPSGKRLVLDFKKTSGYVLERKIFEKFLAREAARKGAKIYCKSTVTDLIKEKEFVKGVKVQHFQEEIEVRANIVVAADGFESKIARMAGMQTTQTLYHVDSGFEYEMAGIDFGEENLIHLFFGNKIASRGYLWIFPKGKDYANVGIGIGANTQETAKYYLDAWIDSMPGLKKGSIIQVMAGGIPVGGFLEHHAVNGLIVVGDAAHQVNPIHGGGMGLAIEAGRLAAEVIKKAHEAKDFSQNFLFQFDPLWYEKRGNQLKSILKRRKMFEALSDNDFETLASSMSGEDVLKLAEGDLMQSIAIATKKLIMHPGLLKIILKYLKEK, from the coding sequence ATGCGCGGAGTAAAAAATTCTTATGATGTAATTGTTGTCGGCGGTGGCCCAGGAGGCCTTGCTACAGCAGCAAAATGCGCTGAATTAGGTTTAAGTACAATACTCTTTGAAAAAGATCAAGAAATAGGAGAGCCTGTAAGATGTGGTGAAGGATTAGGCGCAGGATGGTTTCAGAGGCTTGACCTTCAGCCGGACCCTTGCTGGGCTGTCCAGCCAATTACAGGGGCAGCACTATATTCTCCTTCGGGAAAGAGACTGGTATTGGATTTCAAGAAGACTTCAGGTTATGTTCTTGAAAGAAAAATATTCGAGAAATTCTTGGCCAGAGAGGCAGCAAGGAAGGGAGCAAAGATTTACTGCAAGAGCACTGTAACAGACTTAATTAAGGAAAAAGAATTTGTGAAAGGAGTTAAAGTTCAGCACTTTCAAGAAGAAATTGAAGTTAGAGCAAACATTGTTGTTGCAGCTGACGGTTTTGAATCCAAGATTGCGAGAATGGCTGGAATGCAGACAACCCAAACCTTATATCATGTTGACTCAGGCTTTGAGTATGAAATGGCTGGAATTGATTTCGGCGAAGAAAATTTGATTCACTTGTTCTTCGGAAATAAAATCGCGAGTCGCGGTTATCTTTGGATCTTCCCGAAAGGAAAGGATTACGCTAATGTAGGAATTGGAATTGGGGCAAATACTCAAGAAACTGCAAAATATTACTTGGACGCATGGATTGATTCAATGCCCGGGCTAAAAAAGGGTTCAATAATTCAGGTCATGGCCGGAGGCATTCCTGTTGGAGGATTTTTGGAACATCACGCAGTAAACGGTTTGATTGTTGTAGGGGATGCAGCCCATCAGGTTAACCCAATTCATGGAGGCGGAATGGGCCTTGCAATAGAGGCTGGAAGGCTTGCAGCAGAAGTAATAAAGAAGGCTCATGAAGCAAAAGACTTTAGTCAGAACTTCTTGTTTCAGTTTGACCCCTTATGGTATGAAAAGAGAGGCAATCAATTGAAGTCAATTTTAAAGAGAAGGAAAATGTTTGAGGCTTTAAGTGATAACGATTTTGAGACTCTTGCTTCTTCCATGAGCGGGGAGGATGTACTCAAATTGGCTGAAGGCGACCTAATGCAGAGCATTGCCATTGCCACAAAAAAGCTTATAATGCACCCGGGCCTGCTGAAAATAATCCTCAAGTATTTAAAAGAAAAATAA
- a CDS encoding 4Fe-4S binding protein translates to MEDKAFPSFNEKLCCYCSACVGVCPSMAIELKETKILMDQKKCIKCYSCVRICPVGAWREK, encoded by the coding sequence ATGGAAGACAAGGCTTTCCCTTCATTCAATGAAAAACTGTGCTGTTACTGCAGTGCCTGCGTTGGCGTCTGCCCTTCAATGGCAATCGAATTAAAGGAAACAAAGATCCTGATGGACCAAAAAAAATGTATTAAATGCTATTCCTGCGTCCGAATTTGTCCAGTAGGGGCATGGAGAGAAAAATAA
- a CDS encoding HypC/HybG/HupF family hydrogenase formation chaperone, producing MCLSLPCKVIETEENEGKAVIEFNGIKAKAFNIAKAKKGDFVLVKEQNIIEVLSKEEEKETQKALNVIVGKKKKRH from the coding sequence ATGTGCCTGAGCCTGCCCTGCAAAGTAATAGAAACAGAAGAGAATGAAGGAAAGGCAGTAATCGAGTTCAATGGCATAAAAGCAAAAGCCTTCAATATAGCCAAAGCAAAAAAAGGCGATTTTGTCCTTGTGAAAGAGCAGAACATAATTGAAGTGCTTAGCAAGGAAGAAGAAAAAGAAACACAGAAAGCGTTAAATGTAATTGTGGGAAAAAAGAAGAAAAGGCATTAA
- a CDS encoding PIN domain-containing protein, with protein sequence MKVTVDANILFSALLRKGITRKIWFVPEIELYAPKFLLIELQKYWAFLQKKFNGPKEEFIVLLEKLVSQVRFIPDHQLKPFLPAAAFLSKDAKDWLYLACALEEDTIIWSNDKGFKTQTRVKILTTEEMKKEFGVL encoded by the coding sequence ATGAAAGTAACAGTTGATGCCAATATTCTTTTCTCTGCCCTGCTGAGAAAAGGCATAACAAGAAAAATATGGTTTGTGCCTGAAATAGAATTGTATGCCCCCAAATTTCTCTTAATAGAACTCCAGAAGTACTGGGCGTTCCTGCAAAAAAAATTTAATGGGCCAAAAGAAGAATTCATAGTGCTTTTAGAGAAACTGGTCTCGCAAGTTCGTTTTATTCCAGACCATCAACTGAAACCTTTCCTGCCGGCAGCTGCATTCCTTTCCAAGGACGCCAAAGACTGGCTTTACCTTGCCTGTGCTTTAGAAGAGGACACAATTATTTGGAGCAATGACAAAGGCTTTAAAACACAAACAAGAGTAAAGATATTAACAACAGAGGAAATGAAAAAAGAATTTGGCGTGCTTTAA
- a CDS encoding DUF6390 family protein, producing the protein MAKMSGLELFARFALMPNKLNLCGPKDFHQKFYDFIAGRHKDESEIRYGIRQFEVAFPYLKLIAQKNYVEDLIDFSVVEAYFIGNSLLNKCNGSDIRKLIQENFAGWYKLSPEIAQKIALGVPNSAVPHHSFHVLNIAAMTELSKATVDFMDKDRVCWGTLKEFSDESALIEFRPIVSLNKKLFLGPLIEKEIEFHKEFFPKTKIGATIAFHWDFAVLELSRDQQKSLSFYTQQALDFANKERK; encoded by the coding sequence ATGGCTAAAATGAGTGGCTTGGAGCTTTTTGCGCGCTTTGCTTTAATGCCTAACAAGCTGAATTTATGCGGCCCAAAAGACTTCCACCAGAAATTTTATGATTTTATTGCAGGAAGGCACAAGGATGAATCTGAGATAAGGTATGGAATAAGGCAGTTTGAGGTTGCCTTCCCTTACCTTAAGCTTATAGCACAAAAGAATTATGTTGAAGACCTCATTGATTTTTCTGTTGTTGAAGCCTATTTTATAGGCAATTCTCTCTTGAATAAATGCAATGGCTCTGACATAAGGAAGCTTATTCAAGAAAATTTTGCTGGGTGGTACAAGCTCAGCCCTGAGATTGCGCAGAAGATTGCTTTAGGTGTTCCTAACAGCGCGGTACCGCATCATTCCTTTCATGTGCTGAATATTGCGGCAATGACTGAATTAAGTAAAGCCACAGTTGATTTCATGGACAAGGACAGGGTGTGCTGGGGCACATTAAAAGAGTTCTCTGATGAAAGCGCTTTAATTGAATTCAGGCCTATTGTTTCTTTGAATAAGAAATTGTTTTTAGGCCCTTTAATTGAAAAAGAAATTGAATTCCACAAGGAATTCTTTCCTAAAACAAAGATTGGAGCAACAATTGCCTTCCACTGGGATTTTGCTGTATTAGAGCTCTCAAGGGACCAGCAGAAAAGCCTTTCATTTTACACGCAGCAGGCATTAGATTTCGCGAACAAAGAGAGGAAATAG
- a CDS encoding DMT family transporter — translation MDNFRKGIFFALITALVSGISIFINSFAVQSFNESLFTTLKNLVVVVFLFSLILILGEFRHLKFLKARNWLQLAFIGLIGGSIPFLLFFNALSHTPAVNAGFIHKLMFLFVAVLAVIFLKEKLNRKVFAGSVLLVFAVTLLFGINVQAFNSFDLMILTATALWAAENVYSKHLLKEIQPKILAFGRMFFGSVFLLLFLAFTGKLALINSLTSIHFLWLLITSLFLFAYVLFWYSSLQKIPVSLATSILLLGLPVTALLNSLFTGKAIFPVPFIAYAVLAIGLYLLINCGEKEFFLKPKTVGVKKWLK, via the coding sequence ATGGACAATTTCAGGAAAGGAATATTTTTTGCCTTAATTACTGCCCTGGTTAGCGGGATTTCAATCTTCATTAATTCTTTTGCCGTCCAGTCTTTCAACGAGTCTCTTTTCACGACCTTAAAGAATTTGGTTGTGGTTGTATTCCTTTTTTCCTTAATTTTAATTTTAGGAGAATTCAGGCATCTAAAATTCCTGAAAGCAAGGAACTGGCTGCAGTTGGCTTTCATTGGATTGATTGGGGGAAGCATTCCCTTTCTCTTGTTTTTTAATGCCTTGAGCCATACGCCTGCAGTTAATGCAGGCTTTATCCACAAGCTCATGTTCCTCTTTGTTGCAGTTCTGGCAGTCATATTTCTGAAAGAGAAATTGAACAGGAAAGTTTTTGCTGGTTCAGTGCTTTTAGTTTTTGCAGTAACCCTCCTGTTCGGAATTAATGTCCAGGCATTTAATTCCTTTGACTTAATGATACTTACAGCTACAGCGCTCTGGGCTGCAGAGAATGTTTACTCAAAGCATTTGCTCAAGGAAATCCAGCCTAAAATCCTTGCCTTCGGCAGAATGTTCTTCGGTTCAGTCTTCCTGCTCTTATTCCTTGCATTCACAGGCAAACTGGCTTTAATTAATTCTCTTACCTCAATTCATTTCCTCTGGCTCTTAATTACCTCTCTCTTCCTGTTCGCTTATGTCCTCTTCTGGTATTCTTCATTACAAAAAATTCCTGTCTCGCTTGCCACAAGCATTCTATTGCTCGGCCTGCCTGTTACAGCCCTCTTAAATTCTCTTTTCACTGGAAAAGCAATCTTTCCAGTGCCCTTCATTGCTTATGCTGTTCTCGCAATAGGGCTTTATTTGCTCATAAATTGCGGGGAAAAAGAGTTTTTCCTTAAGCCAAAAACTGTTGGAGTGAAAAAATGGCTAAAATGA
- the pgk gene encoding phosphoglycerate kinase has product MNFMALKSISKVNVKNKTLLLRVDLNSNVVKGKIQLAERIRAHAKTIKFLSKKGAKIVVLSHQGRKGESDFVSLQQHAKALSRLVGKKISFLDWNSDYLNAISSLKKGQILLLGNTRFLEFETEEKSPEEHSKNPIIKQLASKADYYVLDSLSVAHRSHATVVGFIPLLSSFVGPVLEEELLNLNKALSLEVHPKLLVLGGVKLSDSIGIISFFLSKGKADKVLAGGALGELFLKASSYDLGGKEKFFRDNNLNALIPKAKEILSSFRPKILMPSDIALDVLGSRKELSVHDLPSKYWCKDIGQKTIIEFSKEIKEAKLIVFNGPMGVFEEKNFFQGTKAVLQSIASSKAFSFLGGGDTITAIEKLKLNKKKYSYISLSGKASLDFLSGKELPALKVLQS; this is encoded by the coding sequence ATGAATTTTATGGCACTTAAATCAATTTCTAAAGTTAATGTAAAAAACAAGACCTTATTGCTTAGGGTTGACTTGAACTCCAATGTGGTGAAGGGAAAAATCCAGCTTGCTGAAAGGATCAGGGCTCACGCCAAAACAATTAAGTTTCTTTCAAAAAAAGGGGCAAAGATTGTTGTTCTCTCGCACCAGGGGAGAAAAGGAGAAAGCGATTTTGTTTCCTTGCAGCAGCACGCAAAAGCCCTCTCAAGGCTTGTTGGAAAGAAAATTTCATTTTTGGATTGGAATTCAGATTACTTGAACGCAATTTCCTCCTTAAAAAAAGGTCAAATATTGCTCTTGGGGAATACTCGCTTCCTTGAATTTGAGACAGAGGAAAAAAGCCCTGAAGAGCACTCCAAAAACCCGATAATAAAGCAATTGGCTTCAAAGGCAGACTATTATGTTTTGGACTCTTTAAGTGTTGCCCACAGAAGCCATGCTACAGTAGTAGGCTTCATTCCATTGCTTTCCTCTTTTGTGGGGCCAGTGCTCGAAGAAGAACTCCTTAACTTAAATAAGGCTTTATCTCTTGAAGTTCACCCAAAGCTTTTAGTGTTGGGTGGAGTGAAATTGTCTGACTCAATTGGAATAATTTCTTTTTTCTTGTCCAAAGGAAAAGCAGACAAAGTATTAGCAGGTGGCGCTTTAGGTGAATTGTTCCTGAAGGCTTCAAGCTATGATTTGGGGGGAAAAGAAAAGTTTTTCAGGGACAATAATTTGAATGCATTGATTCCAAAAGCAAAAGAAATTCTCTCTTCTTTCAGGCCAAAAATTCTGATGCCTTCAGATATTGCATTGGATGTATTGGGCTCAAGGAAAGAGCTTTCAGTGCACGACCTTCCCTCAAAGTATTGGTGCAAGGACATAGGCCAAAAAACAATTATTGAATTCAGCAAGGAAATAAAGGAGGCAAAACTGATTGTGTTTAATGGCCCAATGGGGGTCTTTGAGGAAAAGAATTTCTTTCAGGGCACTAAAGCTGTCCTTCAGTCAATTGCTTCCTCCAAGGCTTTCTCTTTCCTCGGCGGCGGAGACACCATTACAGCAATAGAGAAACTCAAATTAAACAAGAAAAAATATTCTTACATTTCCCTCAGCGGAAAGGCTTCCCTGGATTTCCTGAGCGGAAAAGAGCTGCCTGCACTGAAGGTACTGCAATCCTAA
- the gap gene encoding type I glyceraldehyde-3-phosphate dehydrogenase produces the protein MALLGNSKIRVAVNGFGRIGRMALRAGLLNRRIEFVAINDLTDTKTLAHLLKYDSVHGIWPYEVKATSNSIITAGKEIKCFSEKSPSALPWKDLQVDLVIESTGQFSKKADASQHLSAGAKKVLITAPCDDSDITIVLGVNDKELKRDHKIISMASCTTNCLAPIAMVLDQNFSVKAAMMNTIHSYTNDQRILDLPHKDLRRARAAALNIIPTTTGATRAAAAVWPSLKGKMDGVSIRVPTPNVSLTDFVCLTEKSTSREEVNSAIKKASESSLKGIVQYSEEPLVSSDIIGNPFSAVFDSLSTQVVQGNLIRTLSWYDNEWGYSSRLIDLMQKIEF, from the coding sequence ATGGCTTTACTGGGAAACTCAAAAATAAGGGTTGCAGTCAATGGCTTTGGGAGAATTGGAAGAATGGCTTTGAGGGCAGGCCTATTGAACAGGAGAATAGAATTCGTTGCAATTAATGACTTAACAGACACAAAGACTTTGGCTCATTTGCTGAAGTATGATTCAGTTCATGGCATCTGGCCTTATGAAGTGAAGGCAACCTCGAATTCAATTATTACTGCAGGAAAGGAAATTAAATGCTTTTCAGAGAAAAGCCCTTCAGCTCTTCCGTGGAAAGACCTTCAAGTAGACCTTGTAATAGAAAGCACTGGGCAGTTCTCAAAAAAAGCTGATGCCTCGCAGCACTTGAGCGCAGGAGCAAAAAAAGTATTAATTACTGCCCCATGCGATGACTCCGACATCACAATTGTTTTGGGCGTGAACGACAAAGAATTAAAGAGAGATCATAAAATAATTTCAATGGCTTCTTGTACCACCAACTGCCTTGCGCCCATTGCAATGGTGTTAGACCAAAACTTCTCAGTAAAGGCAGCAATGATGAATACTATTCATTCTTACACCAACGACCAGAGAATTTTAGACCTGCCCCACAAGGACTTGAGGAGGGCAAGGGCAGCAGCACTGAATATTATTCCTACCACTACAGGCGCAACAAGGGCTGCAGCAGCAGTGTGGCCTTCACTTAAAGGAAAAATGGACGGAGTGTCAATCAGGGTTCCAACACCCAATGTTTCCCTCACAGACTTTGTTTGCCTTACAGAAAAAAGCACTTCAAGAGAGGAAGTCAATTCAGCAATAAAAAAGGCCTCTGAATCCAGCCTTAAAGGCATTGTGCAGTATTCTGAAGAGCCTTTGGTTTCAAGCGACATCATTGGAAACCCTTTTTCCGCGGTTTTTGATTCTTTGAGCACTCAGGTAGTGCAAGGCAATTTGATTAGAACCCTTTCCTGGTATGATAATGAATGGGGCTACAGCTCAAGGCTCATTGACCTAATGCAAAAAATAGAATTTTAA
- a CDS encoding MBL fold metallo-hydrolase, whose translation MKITFFGGASEVGRSCSLIESKGRKILVDAGIKLGPEKEEERLPLLPIELMKQIEGIIVTHAHIDHTAFIPFIVKNGFEGKIYITKPSRDIMHLLLSDSVKLAKLNKKDIYSEKDVNNTMKLIELMEYKEEKEILPEVKLKFYEAGHILGSAQALIKIEGKNVLFTGDINTRESRLLKEAEMPEEKIDVLITESTYAGKNDLLPSLKNSSKLLADEIKETMKKKGKVLIPVFAVGRGQEILFSLENYIRSNYLPALNVFVDGMIKKATRIYRHNVIYMRPEIPNRILRADDDPFKSKYFKTPKKKNKGDVMKARNCVIIATSGMLSGGPSISYLRKISRNPKNKLIIVGYQAQGTNGRKLSDGAKQIKLNGRKTKINCEVKAVKFSGHADHNGLRDYIQKIGPEFLVLVHGEKEKIPEIKDAVHKSLKETKIIIPELKQEIQF comes from the coding sequence ATGAAGATAACCTTCTTTGGCGGGGCAAGCGAGGTAGGAAGGAGTTGCTCCCTAATTGAATCAAAGGGGAGAAAAATCCTGGTTGACGCAGGAATAAAATTAGGCCCAGAAAAAGAAGAGGAAAGGTTGCCGTTGCTTCCAATAGAATTAATGAAACAAATTGAAGGAATAATTGTAACGCACGCGCACATTGATCATACTGCATTCATCCCTTTTATAGTGAAGAATGGTTTTGAAGGGAAAATTTACATTACAAAGCCTTCAAGGGACATCATGCATTTGCTCTTAAGTGATTCAGTGAAGCTGGCTAAATTAAACAAGAAAGACATTTACTCAGAAAAAGATGTAAACAATACAATGAAATTGATTGAATTAATGGAATACAAAGAGGAAAAAGAAATACTGCCAGAAGTAAAGTTGAAGTTCTATGAGGCCGGCCACATTCTCGGGAGCGCCCAAGCACTAATCAAAATTGAAGGAAAGAATGTTCTCTTCACTGGAGACATCAATACAAGAGAAAGCAGGCTCCTGAAAGAAGCAGAAATGCCGGAAGAAAAAATTGATGTTCTAATAACAGAAAGCACTTACGCAGGAAAGAACGACCTTCTTCCTTCACTAAAGAATTCAAGCAAGTTGCTGGCAGACGAAATAAAGGAGACAATGAAAAAGAAAGGGAAGGTACTCATACCAGTCTTTGCAGTTGGAAGAGGCCAGGAAATCTTGTTCTCTTTGGAAAACTACATCAGAAGCAATTACCTGCCTGCATTGAATGTATTCGTGGACGGAATGATAAAGAAGGCGACAAGGATTTACAGGCATAATGTCATTTACATGAGGCCAGAAATACCGAACAGGATTCTGAGGGCAGACGATGATCCTTTCAAAAGCAAATACTTCAAGACTCCAAAGAAAAAAAATAAGGGAGACGTAATGAAGGCAAGGAACTGCGTGATAATTGCAACATCAGGAATGCTTTCAGGAGGGCCTTCAATTTCTTATTTGAGGAAGATTTCAAGGAACCCGAAAAACAAGCTCATAATTGTAGGATACCAAGCGCAGGGAACAAATGGAAGGAAATTAAGCGACGGAGCAAAGCAGATAAAATTGAATGGAAGGAAGACCAAAATCAACTGCGAGGTAAAGGCAGTGAAGTTCTCAGGCCACGCAGACCATAATGGATTGAGGGATTATATCCAAAAAATCGGGCCTGAATTCCTTGTGCTGGTGCACGGAGAGAAAGAGAAGATACCCGAAATAAAAGATGCAGTGCACAAGAGCCTCAAAGAAACCAAAATAATTATTCCTGAATTAAAGCAAGAAATCCAATTTTAG